In the genome of Verrucomicrobiota bacterium, the window CACGTCTCCAACGAGCCGGTAGCCGCGTTTGGCCGACGGATCCTCGAGTCGGTTGATGCCGACGTCGATGACCACCGCGCCCGGCTTGACCATGTCGGCGGTCACATAGCGTGCGCGCCCGATGGCGGCGATGAGGATATCGGCCTGGCGCGCGATGGCGGGCAGGTCGCGCGTGCGCGAGTGGCAGACGGTGACCGTGGCGTCGGCCCCGGCGGCCTTCTGCATCAGCAGGGCGGCGAGCGGCTTGCCCACGATCGTGCTGCGGCCGATGATGACGACGTGTGCACCGCGGGTCTCGACGCCGCTGCGCACGAGGAGTTCCTGAACGCCGGCCGGTGTGCACGAGACAAAGCACTCCTCGCCGATGAGCAGCCGCCCGACGTTGACCGGATGGAAGCCGTCGACATCCTTGACGGGGTCGATGAGGTTGATCACCTCGTTCTCGTCGAGGTGCGGGGGCAACGGGCTCTGCACGAGGATGCCGTCGACGGCCTCATCGGCGTTGAGCTGGCGCACGAGGCCAAGGAGCGTGTCGCGGTCCGTTGCCGCGTCGAGATCGTGAGCCTCCGAGCGAACGCCGAGCGCGGCGCACGCCTTGCGCTTGCTGCGAACGTAGGTGGCCGACGCCGGATCGGTGCCGACAAGCACGACGGCCAATCCCGGAGGCCGGCCCGCCTTGGGCGCGAGCCGCTCGAGATCGGCCTTCACCTCGTCCTGAATCGCTGCTGAGATCGTCTTGCCGTCGATGAGCTGAGCCGTCATGCCTGTGCCTCCATTACCCGTTGCGCCGAAGGGCCGCAGCGTATCGACACACAGCAGCTGCGTCAAGGACTTGGAGACACGAGAACGAGGATTCTCAGAACGGCGCCAACGGCCCCGGATTGCGCACCCACCACCGACGCACGGCGTCCCAGTCGAGGAAGGCGAGACCTTCCTTCTCGGTCTTGAAGCGCTGGCCCTCGACGTGGCCGTCGAAGAAAAGCACGTTGGCGTAGCACGCACCAGCGGCCGAGTTCGCGTCGGCCCGAAAATGCCAGTGGGGCCAGAAATCGCTCGCGAGGATGTAGGTAGCCTCACGACTCATCATCGAACCGTGGCGCACAGGCCTCGCACCGAAGAGCGCCCCCTTGCGGGTGGGGTCGTACCCAGGGCCGGTCACTTCGCGGTAGCATGAGGAGTTGTAGAGCAGACTCTGCCCCCAGTCTTCGTAGCACGACACGCCGCGAGGAGTAGGGTAGAAGCTCTGACCGGCACAGCCGGTGTCGGCCGGACAGCGCGCCAGTTGAGGGTCAAC includes:
- the folD gene encoding bifunctional methylenetetrahydrofolate dehydrogenase/methenyltetrahydrofolate cyclohydrolase FolD yields the protein MTAQLIDGKTISAAIQDEVKADLERLAPKAGRPPGLAVVLVGTDPASATYVRSKRKACAALGVRSEAHDLDAATDRDTLLGLVRQLNADEAVDGILVQSPLPPHLDENEVINLIDPVKDVDGFHPVNVGRLLIGEECFVSCTPAGVQELLVRSGVETRGAHVVIIGRSTIVGKPLAALLMQKAAGADATVTVCHSRTRDLPAIARQADILIAAIGRARYVTADMVKPGAVVIDVGINRLEDPSAKRGYRLVGDVDFDAVVEVASKITPVPGGVGPMTIAMLMRNTLLAYRRRTGV
- a CDS encoding type II secretion system protein, whose translation is MRHKKGFTLVELLFVTAIIGVVAAILAPALGGVRRRALAIQCASNLHQIGITVQTYTTANDEVIPFVNIGPEAQSDPKRMAQPSTGVPSLRRFLERSKVDPQLARCPADTGCAGQSFYPTPRGVSCYEDWGQSLLYNSSCYREVTGPGYDPTRKGALFGARPVRHGSMMSREATYILASDFWPHWHFRADANSAAGACYANVLFFDGHVEGQRFKTEKEGLAFLDWDAVRRWWVRNPGPLAPF